The Manis javanica isolate MJ-LG chromosome 14, MJ_LKY, whole genome shotgun sequence genomic interval AGGGAAGAGATAACAGATGTTCATGATGATGTAGATATTGGAATTTTCAGAAAATGACTTTAATACAGCTATTACCAACTGTAGTCTATGAGGGAAGACACTTTTGAAATGAGTGggaaaatggaagcacagagagatgtACAAACCATaagaaccaaaatgaaaaatttagactgttatttaaaataattagacttttaaaaatcacacattgGGCCAAACAGGAGTACTGTCACTGCAAAGGAAAGATACACTGAATCTGAAGGCAAGGAAGTAGAAATTCAATCTGAAGAAGCGAACAAAAttgtaaaaaggaataaagagagtCTCCAAGGCTTGTGGGGCaccaaaagttctaaaattcatgcgGAAAATATccgaagaaataatggccaaagttTTCCAAATTTGGGGACAGATGCATGTATAGATTCATGAAGCTCAGTGAGCTTTGTAACACATGAACAGGATCTGTATAATGAGAAATGCAGAAACACAAGTActgattaaagaaaaacaagacccaaataaatggagagaaattaTTTTCATGGCTTGGACTGCCCAACAGACTGAGGATGTCAGTTCTTGACAAAATGATTTGTGTGTTCTATGTGAACCCTTTTAAAAGcccaaagagatttttttccacataaattAACAAGTTTCCCTTAAACTTTATGTGGAAACACAAAGGAATTTGAATGGCTAAAACACTACTGGAAAAGCAGCAGGAAGTTTATAAGCATCACAGGACCCGCTTTTTAAGATGTAGTCACCAGTATCTACAGCAAACAGTACAGCATGGGATAGACACAAGACCAGAGACAGAGTggcagaaacagacccacacaaacGTGACAAGAGGATTTTTTGACCAAGGTTACAAAAGTGAttcagtggaggaggaagagcctttttttataaaatggtgctgggacaagtAGATATGAATAACAAACAATTATCCATCAGAACGTCACACCTCatacaaaaatgaactgaagTAGATCAGATATGGAACTATGTATAAAATCTAAAAGTATAAACGTGAAAagcaaggagaaaatctttgagACCTAAGAGTTAGGTGACAagttcttagacatgacaccaaaggCAGTCTCCATAAAGGAAAACAGCTGGTATGTCTcgttcataaaaattaaaaacgtTTGTTCTGTGTATGACCaggtcaagagaatgagaacaaCAAGCCaccaactgggagaaaatatcttcaaattaCATATACAACAGATAATTCATATCCAGAACATATTAAAAGTTCTATCAATAATAAGCAACCCAAACTAATAGACGGGCCAAAAGCTTACACAGACAACTCACAAGGAAATATGGGCAAATGACAAGTACAGAAAAAGATGGTTAGCaacactagtcattagggaaacgcaTGTTAAAACCACACAAGCCACACACTACTGTGTTCTGTTAAAATGGCTTAAGAACACTCACACTATCatatactggtgaggatgcaggcaAACAGAATTACTCATACATCAGTGGGAATACAAAAATGGTAAGGTTATTATGGaaactgagtttttaaagaagatacATTCTTACCATATGACCAAACACTAACACTCTTAGGCATTtgtatgaaaaagacaaaaacaatttatCACAAAAATCTCAACATTAATGTCACAGCTTAACCTATGATCAAAAATCATGTGAAACAGCATAATGCCCTTGCATATACGATACACTGAACTGTTCTACATCATGAAATGGAATACTCAGCAACAGAAGTAATAGACTATCAATATATGCAACAACCTGGCTGGGTCTTAAGGgttatgtttgaaataaaaaaacataaaaatctcacAAGTTTATATACTAAATGACTCCgtttatataaaattcttgaTGTGAGAAGAAACATAGAGACAGGGAGTAGGTAAGTGGTCACCGAGAGTTAGGGACAGGAAGGGCAGATGTAACAGGAGCCACGTGAGGGATTTGCTTTGAGGACAACATCTCTTTATCTTGATTGCAATGATGGGCATATATTTACCCAGATGGTAAAATGTCATAGAAATATACATGAAAACATAAGCAGAATGACACCTGCCATTGTAGTGAAATCTGAGGAAGGCCTGTAGTCTGGCCTATGGTGTTGTTCCAAACAATTTCCTTGTTCGGATAATGCGCTGTGATCACGTTGGGGGAGCTGCCTCATGGGGTTTCTGAAACTTCTTGTGAGTTTATGTCAACAtttcaaaaggttttttttttttaagttcagcaaatcttaaataatataaactaaaaaatttaaagaccCTACgcagacacatcataatcaaactgctgATTTTCAgaggtaaggaaaacaaatttaaaaaggaatgagaaattaTTTCCAGCCTCCATTTATGCCAGACACCATACTAGGTGCTTTTACCTGTGTTTGTTACCTTCACAATTCCCATTATTTTAGGTAACATTCTCTCCTCTTTGAAGACGAGAGCACTGACCCAAAAGTGTGCAAAACTGCTAAGAGTTGGTAAAGAATTTAAGCCCAGGTCTACTCTACTGAACTCGTTATTTTGTATACATATGTAAACCTTTTCAACACAGCTTCCTAACTAATCAAGAACATAGTATACATACCAAGTGTTAAGTATATACCCCTAACTGTTTCAGTACAAACTCAGAGGACTATAGTGTGCTACTCCTTTCTACCCTATACCATGtcaatgattaaaaagaaattatcatGTTAAAGCTAATCTGCATCTGTTAAGATACATCAGACAACAAACAACAGTAAATGACTGGCTAATTGAGGCAAAATGATTTATTGAAGGGTTAGTGAGGATGCTTAATCAATTAAAGTAACAGCTAAAACAGCCAAGCCCTTTAAAAAAGAGGAGCTGAAAGGGCCAGTAGTGGTGGCTCAGTAGAGGCTGGCCTGCTTCACTTTCACTCTTCTGGGGCCTGAAACGTCTGTTTACTTGCAGGAGGATGTCTTACTGCGAGAACGCTTTTGGTCTGGCAGGTAAACGTTCTCATCCTGATGGTCTCCTCCCAGTTCTCgggctctcttcttgtgcttgCTGATCATCTGAGCAAAGGCCCGGTTGAAAACGTGGCAGCTGAAGCGCTCACGGGCCGCATTTTCCACGTGTGCCTGCAGGACCTCCAAGCTGCGGAAAACCTGGTAGCAGCCCAGGCACCTGAAGCCGCTATCCAGGGTCCCCAGCCCCTGAGGTGTCTTGGCCCTGGAGCCCTCCTCTtgggctggaggctcccctgCTCCACCAGCCAGCACCCTCCCATGCAGGGCATTGTTATCCGAGCTGCACTCCATGTCAGTGAGGCGTTTCGGTGGAGACACATAAGAGGGTCTTCTCAGAAAAGTATTCTGGCTTTTTGGTGTTAAAAAGGCCCCAGATGTTTTTTGGGCCACTTGAGAAAAAACACACTGCACCAGTTTGGTCTTTTTAGAGGTGGGCTCTAAcacttccaccccaccccaccagacAGTCACATCTCTTTTCAGAAAGACACGCCTGTAATAAATTTCCCTGATGGGTGCTGTGTCCGTGTGTTGTGGGAACAGAGAGGACCCACCCTGCTGACTCACAGGGACTGGAGAGGaggtagaggaggaggaggtggaggaggaggaggtggaggaggaggaggagggagaggtggaggaggatggagaggaggaggaagcttCCCGCTCCTCCCAGACCTGAGGCGGAGTCATCTCAAGGGCCCCAACACGAGGAACATCTTCAGGTAACTTGGTGATTTCTGGGAAAAGAAGTTTCAAACAAGAAAACTAGAGTAAGTGTGTGAAGTCTGTAGGAGTTGCAATGGTCATGACAATATTCCTATGTATGCACATGGCCCCCAAGTACACATGTATGTGAAGTCAAAGAATGCCGTGTGTGGTATACTTTATCTGAAGTATGTTTGAGGTGTGATTCTGTGGGAATGAGGGTGTGGAGGTCTATGTATGTTCTGGGACATAGCTGGTGAGTGTTTCTCACATAGGTAAGGGGGTGGTGAATGatggtgtacatgtgtgtgtggtgagacaATACACATGAACAGGGATGGTACACGTTCTTATTGTGAAACAGTTAAGATGGAGTGTGTTGGAGGAAGTGTGCCTGGGCTCCCCAGAAGCGCAGCTCCCTGAGGGGCTGAAGGCTTTGAGCTAAAGGTTTTATGGGCGAGGTGGTATGTGGAAAAGAAAGACTGCACATGAAAGTGCATTCCCATCAGGGCATTAGGAGTTTTTGAGCGTGTATGCTCGCTCTGAGGGAGCtaaaacaagctacctgtgtgaaagggtgtacattattaTGGGTCAGTCTGTAGACAGCAGAGTCTGAGAATGACTGCGTGAGGAGGGAAGGCGCaagtgtgtatctgtgtaacACTTGCAGAGAATGGGAAAGACTCATCTGGAATGAAGGCTTGTGCATATTAGAAAGTGAAAAGGAATAATGCATCTGTACCTAGTATGGAGGAATatagggtatgtgtgtgtgtgtgtatgtgtgtgtgtgagagtttGTGCTGATTTTAGGGAAGAGGTGGTAACTGAATTCCCACATTGTTATCAGCACAGCCCACTGCCTCACAGCTGTCCCAGCGTGCacatggggaactgtcctatccttgaaagcacaccccctATTTGTCCCTCCACAGAGGCCTCAGTCTtacttcctctgccctgaagtccttttctctttttgaaggGAACGTAGGGactgggctgagcagctcagctacTCATCCTGTCCAACCTTTGTGAGCTTCCTTATCATCCTCATCAGCAACACGAAGCTTTCCTCTACATTTCCAGTAAATAGATTATGCCTTTAAATTCACAAACTTAAGTAAATAAGTAGGTAAATCATTATTCCTGACAAAATAACAAACACACTCAGCCCCTCCCCTGTTTAAGAACTTCAGTTACACCTGCAGCACAATGTTTACTTCTCAAAATACATCCACTTTCTTCTTTAGGTGGTTAGGGAGTGTCTGGTGGGTAACGTTGCTGTGGGGAAGGGAAAACTTAGTGTGTGTTGTTTTTTGAGAGAGCTCGTGTGCGTACCAAGTTTGGCAAGTATAGTTTGATGTGTATGTGCCTGTCATGTTTCCTCAACAAGTTTAGGTTGTGAGTCTAGAGGTGAGATGACCCGGAAATGTGAAGGTGGTGTGGTGTGCTGGGTGACATGAagcataattttgtatttatggaGGCAGTGTATCTTGTATGTAT includes:
- the LOC140846135 gene encoding uncharacterized protein; protein product: MKRKRKRKHLETTRSLKAARMSGGPKATDAAAAASEFLSCVPCENKPAGAGFSKLQASGTPPWYLEDETVGPEKNDGPCGSKYYTSGSSLDSASSAEIFKKQKHIGEPGNLPQKELENSSTSDYSSSLSDYENSEITKLPEDVPRVGALEMTPPQVWEEREASSSSPSSSTSPSSSSSTSSSSTSSSSTSSPVPVSQQGGSSLFPQHTDTAPIREIYYRRVFLKRDVTVWWGGVEVLEPTSKKTKLVQCVFSQVAQKTSGAFLTPKSQNTFLRRPSYVSPPKRLTDMECSSDNNALHGRVLAGGAGEPPAQEEGSRAKTPQGLGTLDSGFRCLGCYQVFRSLEVLQAHVENAARERFSCHVFNRAFAQMISKHKKRARELGGDHQDENVYLPDQKRSRSKTSSCK